Within Paenibacillus sp. RUD330, the genomic segment TACGGTGCGTGTGCCGCCGGCAAAGTCCATTTCCCATACTTGGGACAGCAATGCCTCACGCGAATAGACTCGTTCTGGATTGCGTGCAAGCAAGGCGAGCAGATCGAATTCTTTCGGCGTTAAATCGAGCGTCTGATCCCCTATGCGAGCAGTGCGGCTGAACATCTCTACCGTAAGTCCTGCTAATTGGAGTACTTCCGGATCGAAGGCGGCAGGGGGGGAAGTCTCTGTTCCGGATCTACGTGCCAATGCCTTCACCCTTGCCAGAAGCTCACGGATATCAAAGGGTTTCGTCATATAGTCATCCGCTCCCAGCTCCAGACCGAGCACCTTGTCGACAATATCGTTCTTGACGGTTAATAGAAGAATGGCGGGGCGCTGTCGTTCAGCCAGTCTGCGGCAGACTTCATAGCCATTTTGCCGAGGCATCATGACATCGAGGACCATGACATCCGGATCAAAGGTCTCTACACGCTCAAGCGCTTGTTCTCCGTCGCTGGCGGTCTCCACAGCATATCCTTCTCTACGCAACGCGTAAGCCACAGCGCTGGCAATGCTTCCTTCATCATCCACTACGAGCACCTTGGTCATGGTTGTCCAGCTCCTCTAGTTAGGCTGCTTAGAATGATTGAATAGATAAATTCAGAATGGAGTGGATGGTACAGCTTGTATTCTAATGTAAATTCACTTCATATGTAATTGTCCCCAGGCACAAATTGAACCTCCGGGAAGCAGCCCTCGTTTACTTGCGAAGAGTCTTCTTATATTCATTCCGCTCGGCTAAGACATTTATTCCACAACTAACCATTATTAAAGGCGATCCTATGAAGAGTAAACTCAAAAGGGACGAAGTCTGTTAAACAAAACCGTTGGAGGGGAAGGTTCGCTATATCGAAGGAATACGTTCATGTTGTTCAATTGCGAGCCGTGTTAAGGTACAATTCATTCATACGGCTTGGAATGTAAAGGAGTTATGTAATGGATTTGGATTTGGAAAAAGAAATGCAGCAGCTGAACATCAACCATGCGATCAAAGGTTCAGTCGAGACTAGGTTGAAGGATATTCTTGCACGGCTGAACAAAGATCGATTGAATTTCATTGCTGCGAATTGCGCGCTGACGGGGCGCTCCAAGCTGAAGAAGCAGGAGCTCGCGGATGCGCTTTGCGAGCGGATTGCGGATGGGAATCAAGTGCGTATGGCTTTCCTTACAGCGGAAGAACAGGAGTGGGAGCTTGTGTGCCGGCTTCTGGAAGCCCCGTATATTCAGGATAATGCTGTTTTTGCGGATGCTTATTTGTTTTTGATGGATAAAGGCTTGGTGTTCAGCTTCATGGAGCGGGACCGGCTGTTCTTTGTCATGCCGGAGGAGGTCAAGGCCGCATACAAGGGGCTTGATCCGAAATCATTCCGGGAAGAACGCAGCAGAACCCAACTAGTGCTTCGGTATATTGAAGCTGCGGCCAATCTGTACGGCATCTGTCCCGTTTCGAAAGTAATCGAGATCATCAATGACCAAAACGGAGGCGGCTTGACGGAGGAGCAATTCAATAGGATCCGATCCTCCGTCTCGGATAAACGGTTGACCTGGGACATTCAGCAAGGATTTCTATACAGCGAGGGGCTGGATGGAGAAAGCCTGGGCGATTATGAAGCATTCCTGGAGAGTGTGTCCGACAAGCCGTACTACATCCCTCCCAAGGAAGAGCTGCTTCGTTACGCGGAAATGGATTATTTCGAGATGACGCCTCAGCTGAAAGCATTGAAGAGCTATATCATGGGGCAGCTGGGCGAAGGAGAACGGATGGCTGACGCGATCGTGGATGATATCCAGCTCGCATGCTCGACGGAAGAGCCGCTTGACGTCATCATGGAAGCGTTCGAGGACCGCAAGATTCGCTTGAGCAAAAAGCAGCTGACCGATATGATGCCGCTCATGGTTGATGTTCGCCATACGACGAGAATGTGGTCCAATCGCGGCTTTACTCCTGCTGAGCTGAGCCCGAAGCCGAGCCGGAGCGGGAATGCCGGCAACGGGGTTCAATTTCGATCGGCCTCCTCGAAAATCGGGCGAAACGAACCCTGTCCATGCGGCAGCGGGAAAAAACATAAGAAATGCTGCCTGCAGCAATAAAAGCTCCACTAATGAAGACGTATCCTGAACATCCACAGCCTCGATCGGCTGTGGGTGTTTGCTTTTCCCCGGATCGTCCATGATGCGCCCATACTCCTTTCCTTGCTGCTGAGAAGAAGGATGATCATGCCGAACAGCGAATATTGATCCCATACTTGCCGGGAGGAG encodes:
- a CDS encoding response regulator transcription factor, translated to MTKVLVVDDEGSIASAVAYALRREGYAVETASDGEQALERVETFDPDVMVLDVMMPRQNGYEVCRRLAERQRPAILLLTVKNDIVDKVLGLELGADDYMTKPFDIRELLARVKALARRSGTETSPPAAFDPEVLQLAGLTVEMFSRTARIGDQTLDLTPKEFDLLALLARNPERVYSREALLSQVWEMDFAGGTRTVDIHVQRLRKKLGDLQGFIQTVYGIGYKSTGKF
- a CDS encoding SEC-C metal-binding domain-containing protein; amino-acid sequence: MDLDLEKEMQQLNINHAIKGSVETRLKDILARLNKDRLNFIAANCALTGRSKLKKQELADALCERIADGNQVRMAFLTAEEQEWELVCRLLEAPYIQDNAVFADAYLFLMDKGLVFSFMERDRLFFVMPEEVKAAYKGLDPKSFREERSRTQLVLRYIEAAANLYGICPVSKVIEIINDQNGGGLTEEQFNRIRSSVSDKRLTWDIQQGFLYSEGLDGESLGDYEAFLESVSDKPYYIPPKEELLRYAEMDYFEMTPQLKALKSYIMGQLGEGERMADAIVDDIQLACSTEEPLDVIMEAFEDRKIRLSKKQLTDMMPLMVDVRHTTRMWSNRGFTPAELSPKPSRSGNAGNGVQFRSASSKIGRNEPCPCGSGKKHKKCCLQQ